GCAAACCGCTTTCGCTTGGTCTATCGTCGCAACGAAACCGGTTCGATTTCCACCGGTCGAATGTAAAGCCTGGTAACTGTTGGAAACTGTTTGCGAACATCCGCTTCGATTTCCGCGATGATCCGCTCAACATCGCCCGCCGAAATCCGGTTGTCGAAGTCCACACTCATTGCCGCAACAATCTGATCGGGGGCGTTATGCACGGTGATAACTTCGCCTACCCGCATTATCCCGACTCGCGACGCAGCCTCTCGCAAGCCCGTCACCAAGGCCGGATCGGCCGCCTCCCCGATCAACAACCCCTTCGCTTCACGCGCGAGGAAAATTGCGACCATGCCCAGCAACAGCCCAATCACGATCGAGGCCGCACCATCGAAGTGCGGATTGCCCGTAACCTGCGAAAGCACCAGCCCGATCGCAGCCACGATCAGCCCCGCCATCGCCGCACCGTTCTCCAGCAGGACGATCACCACGGTTGCGTCCTTCGTGCCGGTCAGCGCCTTCCACCAGCTCTTGCCTCCTCGCGACCCGTTGAATTGGCGAAAAGCCGCAACGGTCGATCCACCTTCCAGCACGAAAGCCACCAGCAACACGCCATAGGCAATCAGCGGATCGACTGCCGGTTCGGGGGCGAGCATATGAAGGATACCCTCATAAACAGAAACTCCTGCACCCAACGCGAACACCAGCAGCGCGACCACGAAGCTCCAGAAATAAAGCTCCCGGCCATAGCCACCCGGATATCTTGCGTCGGGCGCTTTGACCGACCGCTTCTGCCCATAAAGCAACAGCAACTGGTTGGTTGAATCGACCAGGCTATGGACGCCTTCGGTCAGCATCGCCGACGATCCCGTCACTGCCGCAGCCACGAATTTTGCGACTGCAATGCCGACATTTGCTGCCAGCGCGACAATCAGAACGCGATTATTTCCGGGCTTCATGCCGATAGAGACGTTCGTGACGCCCGATCGATCCGTCGGGACAGGCTCGCCCCGATCAACGCGGCTCCGCCACCGAACATCCAGCCCCCAACAACGTCGCTCGGCCAATGCACCCCAAGCGAAACGCGCGACACACCGATCGCAGTTGCAAGCGCGATGGCCGCCACGGTCAGACGGCGATCCGCAACCAACAGAGCGGCCAGCAGCAACACGACCATCGAATTGGCCGAATGTCCGCTGGGGTAGGATAAATTGCTCGGGTTATCGAGCCAGGGCACCAGTCCGGGTCGCACCCGCCCGAAAACTTCCTTCAGCGCCGTGTCGGTGAACACCGTCACAGCGATAACGACGACGTACAGCACAACGTCGCGCCAGTGCCGCCGCATCGCCAGCACCAATATCGCGGCGAAGATATAGGCCGACCGGACCGAGGCCGACCCCAGCCAGCTCAACGCCTGTGCAACATTGATCGACCACCCCGAGGAATGCGCGCGGGTCAATGCCAGTGCCTTGAATATCGGATCATCGAACCCGGCGAGATACCCCCCCGCTGGCGACCCCATCATCACAATGATACCCAAAATGAGCGAGACGATGATGAGGACAATGCCCCACCACCCCGCCTTAGCAATGCCATTCATTACTTGCCGCCTTTGACAACCACCCCGCCCTTGATAACGGTATCGACGTGCTGCAACAGGGTGATGTCCGCAATCGGATCACCCGATACCGCGACGATGTCACCATAGCGACCAACGACAATTGCGCCGACGTCACCAGTCTTCCCCAATGCTTCGGCTGCGGATTTGGTTGCGGCCTGTATCGCCTGCATCGGCGTCATGCCCCATTTCACCATCGTGGCGAACTGCTTGCCATTGTCGCCGTGCGGATAAACCCCGGCATCGGTCCCGAACAGCATCGGCACACCCGCACGAACAGCTTTCCGGAACGTCTCACGCTGCAACCGCCCGATTAACTTTTCCTTATCGAGACTTTCCTGCTCTGTGCCGTTCGCAGTTCCCGTCGCAAGGATATAATCGTCGTTATAGATATCCATGTCGAACCAGGTCTTGTGCTCCGCCGCCAGCTTTATCGTCGCATCGTCGGCCAGCGAGCAATGTTCAATCGTGTCGATGCCCGCCAGAATCGCGGTCTTGATCCCGTCATTACCGTGCGCGTGCGCAGCGACACGCAGACCCAACATATGCGCCTCGTCCGCAATCGCTTTCATTTCCTCGAACGAAAGTTGCTGACCGCCAACGCTATCGCCCAGCGAAAATACACCACCGGTTGCGCAGATCTTGATAACGGTCGCACCGTATTTATGCAGCCAGCGCACCTTGGCCCGCGCTTCGTCGGGTGAATTGATCACCGACTTCTGCACCACGTCCATAGAGGGTGGCAGACCGCCCCGGTCGCAATGGCCGCCCGTCGAACCGATCGCATAGCCAGCAGTCGTCATACGAGGGCCCGGAATGTAGCCGCCGTCGATCGCCTGACGCAAACCGACGTCCTGAAAGTCGTCCGACCCAACATTGCGGACACTGGTGAAACCAGCGTTGATTGTTTTCAAGGCGTTGGCGACCCCAACCGCGCTCCAGAAACTGTCGGTATAGCGTAACCCCTGATAGCCGCCGACTTCCGCCAGCGCGGTCAGGTGGACGTGCATGTCGATCAAGCCCGGCAGGATCGTCCGCCCCGGCAGATCGATCAGCTTCGCACCCGCTGGAACGTTCAGCGAACCCTGACGACCGACCGCCGTGATCCGGCCATCCGTGACGACAACGAGCGGCTTGTCGGTTGTTTTCCCACTAAGCACATCGACCATATGATCGGCACTGATAGCGACGGTTTCGGCCTGAACAGTCGTCGTAAGCGTGAGCGCGACAAGCGCGGCTAGGATCAGTCGCATGAATTCCCCCCTGTGTAAGCTCGCGAACATACACGCACGCAAACGCCGGGGAAGCCATCAAAACCTAAAAATGAATTGCCCGGCCATAAGCGCCCAGCACGCTCTCATGCATCATCTCGCTCAGCGTCGGATGCGCGAACACCGTTTCCATCAGCGCTTCCTCGGTCGTCTCCAATTGCCGTGCAACGACATAGCCCTGAATCAGTTCGGTCACTTCGGCCCCGACCATATGCGCGCCGAGCAGTTCGCCTGTCTTTGCATCGAACACCGTCTTCACGAAACCTTCGGCCTCACCCAAGGCAATTGCCTTCCCGTTGCCGATAAAGGGGAACTTGCCGACCTTCAGCTCGAAACCAGCAGCCTTTGCCGCATCTTCCGTCATGCCGACGCTGGCAACCTGTGGCCGCGAATAGGTGCAACCGGGGATATTCCAGGTCTTGAACTCATGCGGGTTCAGTCCGGCAATCGCCTCGACGCAAACGATACCCTCATGGCTCGCCTTATGCGCCAGCCACGGGGGGCCGGTCACGTCACCGATGGCAAAGATGCCCGGCACGTTGGTACGGCCGAAACCATCGACCTTGATATGGAAACGCTTGTCCGGCTCAACGCCGACTTCCTCCAGCCCGATATTCTCGACATTCGGGACAATCCCGATTGCGACGATGGCGTGGCTGAATGTCTCGGTCGTGATGGTGCCGTCTGGTGCCTTCAACTCGGCAGTCACTTCAGTATCGGTCGTGGTCAGTTTCTGCACACCGGTCGAAACCAGCAGCTTCATTCCCTGCTTGGTCAGCGTCTTGTGCATGAACTCGCTGATCTCGACATCCTCGACCGGCAACACGCGGTCGAGCATTTCGACAATCGTCACGTCTGCACCCATGTCCGAATAGAATGACGCGAACTCAACCCCGATCGCGCCCGATCCGATGACCAGCAGCCTGGTCGGCATCTCGGGCGGCACCATTGCGTGACGGTATGTCCAGATGCGCTTTCCGTCGGCCTTGGCAAACGGCAAATCTCGCGCCCGCGCACCCGTTGCAACGATGATGTTCTTGGCTTCAAGCTTACGCACCTGATCGCCCGTCGTGACCGATAGCTTACCCGGCGCGGTCAGCTTGCCCTCGCCCTCGACCACCGTCACCTTGTTCTTCTTCATCAGGCCTTTGACGCCGGCATTAAGCGTTCCCGCTACCTTGCGGCTGCGATCGACGATCTTGCTCAGGTCGAAACTGACGTTCGTCGCCGACAGCCCATAGGCATCGGCGTGCGTCATGTAATGATAGATTTCCGAAGACCGCAGCAACGCCTTGGTGGGGATACACCCCCAGTTCAGACAAATCCCGCCCAGCCGCTCCCGCTCGACGATTGCGACTTTCATGCCGAGCTGACTCGCACGGATCGCCGCAACGTAACCGCCGGGACCGGAGCCAAGAATGATGAGGTCGTAGGTTTCAGACATGAACTACTCCAAGCCCCTCTTCCCTTGCGGAAGAGGGAGGGACCGCCACACCGGCAGCAAGTGTTAAAACGGCGGGCTAAGCAACCAACCCCAGCGGGTTTTCCACCAGCGCCTTGAACGCCTTCATCAGTTGCGCGCCGTCCGATCCATCGATCGCCCTATGATCGAACGAACCCGTCGCCGACATAACTGTCGCAATCGCCAGTGCATCATCGACAATATAGGGACGCTTTTCGCCCGCACCAATTGCCATAATCATCGCCTGTGGCGGGTTGATGACGGCGTCGAAATTCTTGATGCCGAACATGCCCATGTTCGAAATGCTCGCGGTGCCACCCTGATATTCGTTCGGCTGCAACTTGCCCGCCTTTGCCCGCTCGGCCAGATCTTTCATATCGACCGATATCGCCGACATGGCCTTGGTATCCGCACCGACGATGATCGGGGTAATCAGTCCGGCGGGGATCGAGACCGCAACCGAAATGTCGGCGCGGCTATATTTGATCAACGTGTCGCCGGCATAGCTGACGTTACACGCCGGAACCTCGATCAGCGAAAGCGCCAGCGCCTTGATCAGCATATCGTTGACGCTAAGTTTAATCCCACGCCCCGTCAAAGCAGCGTTCAATTCGCCACGCAGCTTCAACAACGCATCAAGGCGGATATCGACCGTCAGGTAAATATGCGGAACATTCTGTTTCGATTCGGTCAGGCGGCGCGCGATAACTTTGCGCATTCCCGACAGTTTGACGGATTCCTGGGGGATGGCGCTCGTCGCCGACTCAGGCGCGGCCTCGGTCGCGACCGGAGCATGCGCCGTCGGTATTGCAGCCGGAGCCGATGACTGAGCAACGCCCGCCGTCGCTCCTTCAACGTCGGCCCTCACAATGCGTCCGCCCGGACCCGATCCTGTCAGCCCCGACAGCTCAACACCCTTGGCAGCAGCCAGACGTTTGGCGAGCGGCGAGGCAATTACACGATCGCCAGCCTTCGCTGGCGCAGCCGTAGCGGTGGCAGGTGGAGGTGCAGCAGCTTCGGCCTTCGCTGCAACCTTGGGCTCTTCCGCCTTCGGCGCAGGCGCAGCAGCGGGCGCCTCTTCTTTCTTCGGTGCAGGTTCAGTTTTGGCAGGTTTCGCAGTTTCATCATCGCCCGCAATCAGCGCGATTACTGTACCGACCTTGACCTCGGTCCCTTCCGTCACGGTAATTTCAGAGATCGTTCCCTCATCCACCGCTTCGAATTCCATCGTCGCCTTGTCAGTTTCGATCTCTGCAAGCAGATCGCCCGACTTCACCGTATCGCCCACTTTCACCAGCCACTTGGCCAGCGTTCCGACCTCCATCGTTGGGGACAGTGCTGGCATTTTAAGCTCGATGGGCATGGGCTTCCTCGGTCCTTCGCGGTTACCACGACGTGTGGCCCGTCAATCGGGCACCCGGGCGGCAGGGTCAAGCACCGCTCTTGCGCATTTTAATCAGGTGACGCAGCTTTCGCGCAAAGAGGAACCGAAGATGCGTACTTACCTCGTCGTGATAGACGGAACGCCCGAGGCAGAGGTCGCATTGCGCTTCGCCGCTCGACGCGCTGCAAAAACCGGCGGGGGCGTCCAGATTCTCGCGCTGATCGCACCGACCGAGTTTGTCGCGTTCGGTGGCGTACAGGCAACGATCGAAGCCGAAGCGCGCGAGTCTACCGAAAGCATCGTCAATCGCGCAGCCGGGGCCATCGTCACAGAGGCTGGAATCACCCCCACGATCGTCGTGAAGACTGGGGAATCCATCGCGCTCATACTGGAAACCATCCACGAAAACCCGGACATCGGCGCGCTCGTTCTGGGCGCAGCGGTTGGCGCGCCCGGCCCCCTGATCGCGCATTTTGCAGGAGCTGAGTCGGGCAGCCTTCCCTGTCCGTTAATGATCGTGCCGGGCTCGCTGGATCGCGAAGCTCTCGACCGACTGAGCTAAGATGGAGCATATCGTGAAATACCTCCTCCCCATCCCAGCCGCCCTCCT
This genomic stretch from Sphingomonas paeninsulae harbors:
- a CDS encoding cation diffusion facilitator family transporter; protein product: MKPGNNRVLIVALAANVGIAVAKFVAAAVTGSSAMLTEGVHSLVDSTNQLLLLYGQKRSVKAPDARYPGGYGRELYFWSFVVALLVFALGAGVSVYEGILHMLAPEPAVDPLIAYGVLLVAFVLEGGSTVAAFRQFNGSRGGKSWWKALTGTKDATVVIVLLENGAAMAGLIVAAIGLVLSQVTGNPHFDGAASIVIGLLLGMVAIFLAREAKGLLIGEAADPALVTGLREAASRVGIMRVGEVITVHNAPDQIVAAMSVDFDNRISAGDVERIIAEIEADVRKQFPTVTRLYIRPVEIEPVSLRR
- a CDS encoding phosphatase PAP2 family protein: MNGIAKAGWWGIVLIIVSLILGIIVMMGSPAGGYLAGFDDPIFKALALTRAHSSGWSINVAQALSWLGSASVRSAYIFAAILVLAMRRHWRDVVLYVVVIAVTVFTDTALKEVFGRVRPGLVPWLDNPSNLSYPSGHSANSMVVLLLAALLVADRRLTVAAIALATAIGVSRVSLGVHWPSDVVGGWMFGGGAALIGASLSRRIDRASRTSLSA
- a CDS encoding metal-dependent hydrolase family protein, whose product is MRLILAALVALTLTTTVQAETVAISADHMVDVLSGKTTDKPLVVVTDGRITAVGRQGSLNVPAGAKLIDLPGRTILPGLIDMHVHLTALAEVGGYQGLRYTDSFWSAVGVANALKTINAGFTSVRNVGSDDFQDVGLRQAIDGGYIPGPRMTTAGYAIGSTGGHCDRGGLPPSMDVVQKSVINSPDEARAKVRWLHKYGATVIKICATGGVFSLGDSVGGQQLSFEEMKAIADEAHMLGLRVAAHAHGNDGIKTAILAGIDTIEHCSLADDATIKLAAEHKTWFDMDIYNDDYILATGTANGTEQESLDKEKLIGRLQRETFRKAVRAGVPMLFGTDAGVYPHGDNGKQFATMVKWGMTPMQAIQAATKSAAEALGKTGDVGAIVVGRYGDIVAVSGDPIADITLLQHVDTVIKGGVVVKGGK
- the lpdA gene encoding dihydrolipoyl dehydrogenase, translated to MSETYDLIILGSGPGGYVAAIRASQLGMKVAIVERERLGGICLNWGCIPTKALLRSSEIYHYMTHADAYGLSATNVSFDLSKIVDRSRKVAGTLNAGVKGLMKKNKVTVVEGEGKLTAPGKLSVTTGDQVRKLEAKNIIVATGARARDLPFAKADGKRIWTYRHAMVPPEMPTRLLVIGSGAIGVEFASFYSDMGADVTIVEMLDRVLPVEDVEISEFMHKTLTKQGMKLLVSTGVQKLTTTDTEVTAELKAPDGTITTETFSHAIVAIGIVPNVENIGLEEVGVEPDKRFHIKVDGFGRTNVPGIFAIGDVTGPPWLAHKASHEGIVCVEAIAGLNPHEFKTWNIPGCTYSRPQVASVGMTEDAAKAAGFELKVGKFPFIGNGKAIALGEAEGFVKTVFDAKTGELLGAHMVGAEVTELIQGYVVARQLETTEEALMETVFAHPTLSEMMHESVLGAYGRAIHF
- a CDS encoding pyruvate dehydrogenase complex dihydrolipoamide acetyltransferase; its protein translation is MPIELKMPALSPTMEVGTLAKWLVKVGDTVKSGDLLAEIETDKATMEFEAVDEGTISEITVTEGTEVKVGTVIALIAGDDETAKPAKTEPAPKKEEAPAAAPAPKAEEPKVAAKAEAAAPPPATATAAPAKAGDRVIASPLAKRLAAAKGVELSGLTGSGPGGRIVRADVEGATAGVAQSSAPAAIPTAHAPVATEAAPESATSAIPQESVKLSGMRKVIARRLTESKQNVPHIYLTVDIRLDALLKLRGELNAALTGRGIKLSVNDMLIKALALSLIEVPACNVSYAGDTLIKYSRADISVAVSIPAGLITPIIVGADTKAMSAISVDMKDLAERAKAGKLQPNEYQGGTASISNMGMFGIKNFDAVINPPQAMIMAIGAGEKRPYIVDDALAIATVMSATGSFDHRAIDGSDGAQLMKAFKALVENPLGLVA
- a CDS encoding universal stress protein; this translates as MRTYLVVIDGTPEAEVALRFAARRAAKTGGGVQILALIAPTEFVAFGGVQATIEAEARESTESIVNRAAGAIVTEAGITPTIVVKTGESIALILETIHENPDIGALVLGAAVGAPGPLIAHFAGAESGSLPCPLMIVPGSLDREALDRLS